From one Streptomyces sp. Q6 genomic stretch:
- a CDS encoding bifunctional salicylyl-CoA 5-hydroxylase/oxidoreductase: MRPQKIAVVGGGPGGLYAAALLKRLDPDREITVWERNAPHDTFGFGVVLSDETLGGIEHADPVVYAALRDEFVRWDDIDIVHRGVRHTSGGHGFAALGRRRLLEILQGRCRQLGVELRFRTEAPPAAELSAAHDLVIAADGVRSRTRETYADAFRPHIEEHRNRYIWLAADFAFDAFRFEIAETEHGVMQLHGYPFSDHESTVIVEMREEVWRAAGFDDMDVRESVERSAKIFTDALGGRGLKSNNSSWLTFRTVVNDRWSHGNRVLIGDAAHTAHFSIGSGTKLAVEDALALAACLHEHPTTGAALKAYEAERRPVVASTQRAARASLEWFEELGRYLDQPPRQFAFNLLTRSRRVTHDNLRLRDARFTESVEREFGCPEGTPPMFTPFALRGLRLRNRVVVSPMDMYSAVDGVPGDFHLVHLGARALGGAGLVMTEMVCVSPRGRITPGCAGLYTPEQAAAWRRIVEFVHTRAPGTAIGVQLGHSGRKGSTRLMWEGIDEPLPDPDDNWPLVAASPIPYKPGVSQTPSELTAAQLEEIREEFVSAAWRAARAGFDLLELHCAHGYLLSGFLSPLTNRRTDAYGGSLEGRLKFPLEVFDAVRGVWPDDRPMTVRISATDWAQGGTGAEDAVAFARAFAAHGADAIDVSTGQVVAEERPAYGRSYQVPYADRIRGEAGIPVISVGAISSWDDVNSLVLAGRTDLCALARPHLYDPNWTLHAAAEQGYTGPGVVWPEPYRAGSRRPQTGRSDDPRPRLVLPG, from the coding sequence GTGCGTCCCCAGAAGATCGCCGTCGTCGGCGGTGGCCCCGGCGGCCTGTACGCGGCCGCGCTCCTCAAACGCCTCGACCCGGACCGCGAGATCACCGTCTGGGAGCGCAACGCGCCGCACGACACGTTCGGCTTCGGCGTCGTCCTGTCCGACGAGACCCTCGGGGGCATCGAGCACGCCGACCCGGTCGTCTACGCTGCGCTGCGCGACGAGTTCGTGCGCTGGGACGACATCGACATCGTGCACCGCGGCGTCCGGCACACCTCGGGCGGCCACGGCTTCGCGGCACTCGGCCGTCGCCGTCTCCTGGAGATACTGCAGGGCCGCTGCCGCCAGCTCGGCGTCGAGCTGCGCTTCCGCACGGAGGCACCGCCCGCGGCCGAGCTCTCCGCGGCGCACGACCTGGTGATCGCCGCCGACGGAGTGCGCAGCCGTACGCGCGAGACGTACGCCGACGCGTTCCGCCCGCACATCGAGGAGCACCGCAACCGCTACATCTGGCTCGCCGCCGACTTCGCCTTCGACGCGTTCCGCTTCGAGATCGCCGAGACCGAGCACGGCGTGATGCAGCTGCACGGCTACCCGTTCAGCGACCACGAGTCGACCGTGATCGTCGAGATGCGCGAGGAGGTGTGGCGGGCGGCCGGCTTCGACGACATGGACGTACGGGAATCGGTGGAGCGCAGCGCGAAGATCTTCACGGACGCGCTCGGCGGGCGGGGCCTGAAGTCCAACAACTCGTCCTGGCTGACCTTCCGCACGGTCGTCAACGACCGCTGGTCGCACGGCAATCGCGTCCTCATCGGCGACGCCGCGCACACCGCTCACTTCTCCATCGGCTCCGGCACCAAGCTCGCCGTCGAGGATGCCCTCGCGCTCGCCGCCTGCCTGCACGAACACCCCACCACCGGTGCGGCGTTGAAGGCGTACGAGGCCGAACGCCGCCCCGTCGTCGCCTCCACGCAGCGCGCGGCGCGGGCCAGCCTGGAGTGGTTCGAGGAGCTGGGCCGCTACCTGGACCAGCCGCCGCGCCAGTTCGCCTTCAACCTGCTCACCCGCTCGCGCCGCGTCACGCACGACAACCTGCGGCTGCGCGACGCACGCTTCACGGAGTCGGTGGAGAGGGAGTTCGGCTGCCCGGAGGGTACGCCGCCGATGTTCACCCCGTTCGCGCTGCGCGGGCTGCGGCTGCGGAACCGGGTCGTCGTCTCGCCGATGGACATGTACTCGGCGGTCGACGGGGTGCCCGGGGACTTCCACCTCGTGCATCTGGGGGCGCGGGCGCTCGGCGGGGCGGGCCTGGTGATGACGGAGATGGTGTGCGTGAGCCCGCGGGGCCGCATCACCCCCGGCTGCGCCGGGCTCTACACCCCCGAACAGGCCGCCGCCTGGCGCCGGATCGTGGAGTTCGTGCACACCCGGGCGCCCGGCACGGCGATCGGGGTGCAGCTCGGGCACTCCGGCCGCAAGGGATCGACGCGGCTCATGTGGGAGGGCATCGACGAACCATTGCCCGACCCGGACGACAACTGGCCGCTCGTGGCGGCCTCTCCGATCCCGTACAAGCCAGGTGTCAGCCAGACCCCGAGCGAGCTGACCGCCGCCCAACTGGAGGAGATCCGGGAGGAGTTCGTGTCGGCGGCGTGGCGCGCGGCGCGGGCCGGCTTCGACCTCCTGGAACTGCACTGCGCGCACGGCTATCTGCTGTCCGGTTTCCTGTCGCCGCTGACCAACCGGCGCACGGACGCGTACGGAGGTTCCCTGGAGGGCCGCCTGAAGTTCCCGCTGGAGGTCTTCGACGCGGTGCGCGGGGTGTGGCCCGACGACCGGCCGATGACCGTGCGGATCTCGGCGACGGACTGGGCGCAGGGCGGTACCGGCGCCGAGGACGCCGTGGCGTTCGCGCGGGCCTTCGCCGCGCACGGCGCCGACGCGATCGACGTGTCCACGGGGCAGGTCGTCGCGGAGGAGCGGCCCGCGTACGGGCGCTCGTACCAGGTGCCGTACGCGGACCGGATCAGGGGCGAGGCCGGGATCCCGGTGATCTCGGTCGGGGCGATCTCGTCGTGGGACGACGTCAACTCGCTGGTCCTGGCCGGACGTACGGACCTGTGCGCGCTGGCCCGGCCGCACCTGTACGACCCGAACTGGACGCTGCACGCCGCCGCGGAGCAGGGCTACACGGGGCCGGGTGTCGTCTGGCCCGAGCCGTACCGCGCGGGGAGCCGCCGCCCGCAGACAGGACGCTCGGACGACCCCCGGCCACGCCTTGTCCTGCCGGGGTGA